ATAGCATATGATCATTCGCCATATTCAGTCTTTTTTGGAGTAAATCCCTGCCTTCTGCCTGACTCCGCTGCATGACCAGCTCAATAGCATTGTAGTAATCCCGCTGCACTTTCAGGTTCGACACCCTGCCAGTTTCGTCGTCCATTTATGATACCCGCGATACGGGCTCTTTTGCGCCGACGTGCTAATCCCCTCTTCCCTCAAATCGAAGGCGCGTGAAGTACTCTCACACTTGTGGCGGTCTTTTTTTGCCGTATGGGATTATAGGTATCTGTTGTTGCACATAATCACAGAAAACCTGCAGTTCATAGAGAAATTTTTCAACATCTTCCCTTACATAGGTTCCAAGGTCTTTCTCAAAACCTGTTTTCATAGATGCAAGACCGGCAACATACTTTTTCACAGGTATGGGCTTCGTTTTGCCGGGGTCAGGTTTGACATTTTTGTATGCGGTGAACATTCTTTCCAATGTGGCATTAGTTACCGGTGTCTTTATGATATCCGTGAATATCTTTTTAAGATCAGGGCAATCAGGGTTTGCAGCGAAGAGATACCCCTGGGAAACAGGGAGGTTCCCTGCCCGGATTTCGGCTTGAATCTCAGAAGAAAGTTTTAAAAGTGAAACCGTGCGATGCAGCGTCATTATTGACTTTCCGACGATTTCAGAAATTGCTATCACAGTGTTAGCAATTTCTTCCGGCAGGTCTTCGGGCCTTCGATTGAAGCTCATCAATATACTCATCACCCCATCCTCATCATACCCCTTGTCGGGATGTTTCGCCTTAATATATGCCAATATCCCCTTTGCTTGGTCAATGGGATTAAGGTCTTCCCGTTGGAGGTTTTCCGTCAACTGATATGCAAGGATTTCATCTTTTTGGGTGATTGTATTGATGATACGTGCCGGAATAGATGGGAGTTCAAGCTTTGAGGCAGCAAGATAACAGCGTTCTCCGCAGAGGAGCAGGTATTTATCGTCATTAGGTGTTACAAGGACAGGTTCAAGAACGCACCGGTCTTTAATGGACTCCATAAGAGCCTTGAAGGATTCACTCTCCGTATCAATACCTGACCGAATCTGTTCTTCCACAATAATGCTTTCCAGAGGCAGGTACAAAAATTCCGGACTTTCAGTCTTCTTCTACGCGGCCATTGCTAATCCCCCCCTTTTTTTAGTTTACGGCTTATTAAAGTGCTTTTCCTTTTGGTCTTATTATGAGGACAGGACATGGTGATCTTCTTAGAATCTTCTCAGCAACGCTCCCTATCAGGATATGCTCAATACCGCTCCTTCCATGCGTCCCCATAACCACAAGATCGATGTTTTCTTCTTTTATATAATCTATAATTTCAATAAATGTGACACCCGTTTTAATGACTTTTATCACTGATATATCAATCCCTTTTATTATCTTTTCAAAGTCTTTTTCCACCTCTTTTTCTATATTTTTTTCGATTAAAACAAGGTTCTCAGGGGTAAGGAAAGATTCGTATGGGGTAAAGTAATTCAGATTCGGTATTACATGGAAAAAATGGAGTTCTGCATCATATTTTTTTGCTAAACTGACGGCATATTTGATAATATCATTTGTAAATTCAGAAAAATCTATCGGGCAAACAATTTTTTTGAACATGTCAACCTCCATAATATTTTATTGTTTTTTATATATGGTATTTTATGTTTAGTCAAATACTTTCTGTACCATTTCAAAACTGGCTTGACTAAACGTTATATTGTTGTTATAGTTAAACATTATAAAGATATCTGATAAAGAGCCATGAATGCCCTTTTGTGAATGAAAGGGCATTCTTTACATTTTGGGGTTAACATGAGCATAAAAAATTTCACGGAAATAAAACATCTTATTGATATCGGCATGGAAAAGGGATATCTCACGCCTGATGAAATAAACGATTTCTTGCCGCAAAATATATTTTCGCCTGAAGACATAGAAGATATATTCGATTTTCTTTCCGAATCAAATATAGATATCGTTGAAACAATAAAAGAGAAGATTGAGACACCGGAGGAGGAGGCACAGGAGTGGGGAGAGGCAGATAAATTTCCGTCGGAAAGAACGGATAACATCATATGGGCATACTTAAAAGATATAGGCAGGGTATCCCTCCTAACATCCGACGAAGAGTATATGATAGCAAAGAAGATAGAAGAAGGCGAAAAGAAGATAAGAAATCTTTTATTTGACCTGCCTCAGTCTGTTCACGAACTCCAGGAGATAGGGTCACAGCTTAGAAAAGAGACTATCAGCATTATTGATGTCATCAAGAATATTGATGAGATAAATTATACAAAAAAAGATGAAGAAAAATATAAGAAAAAGGCTATCACTTTAATAAACAACGTAAAAAGTCTCTTTGATAAAAAAGAGGAATTAAGAAAGAAATTGCCGAAGGCCGATGAGCAGAACAAAAAACAATTAGAGAAAAAGCTCAAGGCTATCGACAGTAAAATTGAGGAAACACTGGTCAGTCTTAAGTTGAACAAGAAGATCCTTGAAGAGGTCATAAGAAAGATCGCGAAGCAACAAAGGTTCATGGATGTGAACGAAGCGAAGACCGTAAAACTCAAACTGATGGAGATAGGCGAGATAGAGAACGGTTTAAAGATTGTTAAAAACAGGCTTATTCAGGCAAATTTAAGACTTGTTATTAATATTGCAAAAAAATACCTGAATAGAGGTCTTTCTTTTCTCGACCTTATTCAGGAAGGGAATATGGGCCTCATGAAGGCCGCAGAGAAGTATGACTATCAAAAGGGGTACAAGTTTTCTACATATTCGACATGGTGGATAAGACAGGCAATTACGAGGGCTATTGCCGATTATGCAAGAACAATCAGGGTCCCTGTCCACGTGCTTGAAACAATGAACAAAATTACCAAGGTCACCATATCCCTGTTTCAGGAACTCGGCAGAGAACCGAATCTTGATGAAATTTCTAACAAAGCCGGGCTTCCCCTCGAAAAGGTGAGAAAAATCATGAAGGTCTCTAACGAACCTATATCCATTGAAACCCCGATCGGAGATGATGAATCCAAGCTCGGCGATTTTATAGCCGACCCGAAATCTCCTTCGCCTTTTATGGAACTTGTAGGCATCTCTATGAAAGAAGAGATAGATAAAGTTCTGTCAACCCTTACACCAAGAGAAGAAAAGGTAATCAGGATGAGGCTCGGTATAGGGGAAAAAACCGACTATACCCTTGAAGAGGTTGGAGAGGTTTTCGGACTCACAAGAGAGAGGATCAGGCAGATAGAGGCTAAGGCTTTAAGAAAACTGAAGCACCCATCAAGACGGAAAAGGCTGGAAAGCTTCCTGGAGTAAATCCTTCTACATGCAAGGACAGTTCGGTTTCATCGAAAGTTCAGTTTCCATCACCCGATGTCCGTTCCTCCGAGTACCGGAAGACCTCGACTATCGACATAAATAATGCCAATACAAGCGGTCCCATGATAAATCCTATAAAGCCGAACAGTTTTATGCCGCCGAGTATACTGAAAAAGATAACAAGAGTAGGCATCTTCATTTTGCCCTTAATTATGAGAGGTCTCAGGATGTTGTCTGCCATACTTATCCCGAATATACCGACAAGGACCAGAATAACGCCCTTGAGAAAAAGCCCCTGAAAAAAAAGGTAACCGGCTATGGGACCCCATACCACAAGTGTACCCAATAACGGGATAAACGAGGTGATAAACATTGCCAACCCCCATACGACAGGAGAATGCACTCCAAGTAGAGATAGTGTAATCCCACCGATCAATCCCTGGACTATTGCAACTGTAATTCCCCCGTAAATCGTTGATATAACGATGTCTCTCACCTGTTTCGTAAGTTTTTCCCTCTCTTTTTTTGAAAACGGCATATAGCTGCTGAATTTCTCCAGAAATGCCGGGCCGTCTTCAAGAAAGAAAAAGGTAGACAGAAGCATAAAAACAAAATCTATTGCGGCTGTTGCAACATTGCCTATTCCGCTTTTAATAATAACGATAGATTGCCTCCCCAGTTCGGATACGTTGTTTGTAATAGTATTTTGGAGATCTCCTTCCGACATATTTAATAATGACAATATCTTATAAACAATCTTTCTTATGCCGGGGTGTTGAAGTATCTTGTCTATCGTATCAAACTTACCGGCTTTAATATACTCTATCAGGGAGTTCAATTCCTGGGTAAGCAGATAAGAAAAATAAGAGAAGGGGCCAAAGATCAAAAGGAGTATCATGCAAAGGGTAAAAAAAGAAGCTGCGTATTTCCACTTCACTAACTTAAGGGAAAGGCTGTACAGTGGATAAAATACTATTGATAGCACAATGGCCCACGCCACGGCAGATAGAAAAGGTGCTAAAATCCTGTAGCTTAAATAACCCAGGACAGTAACAAGAAAAATTAAAACAATGTTATAAAATCTATTCGTTGCTACGCTGTTTTCTCCTTCTCTTTTTCGTACGCTTCCTTGCCGGCTTCTATAGCCGAACCGAAAATATTCTTCTC
The nucleotide sequence above comes from Pseudomonadota bacterium. Encoded proteins:
- the rpoD gene encoding RNA polymerase sigma factor RpoD, with the protein product MSIKNFTEIKHLIDIGMEKGYLTPDEINDFLPQNIFSPEDIEDIFDFLSESNIDIVETIKEKIETPEEEAQEWGEADKFPSERTDNIIWAYLKDIGRVSLLTSDEEYMIAKKIEEGEKKIRNLLFDLPQSVHELQEIGSQLRKETISIIDVIKNIDEINYTKKDEEKYKKKAITLINNVKSLFDKKEELRKKLPKADEQNKKQLEKKLKAIDSKIEETLVSLKLNKKILEEVIRKIAKQQRFMDVNEAKTVKLKLMEIGEIENGLKIVKNRLIQANLRLVINIAKKYLNRGLSFLDLIQEGNMGLMKAAEKYDYQKGYKFSTYSTWWIRQAITRAIADYARTIRVPVHVLETMNKITKVTISLFQELGREPNLDEISNKAGLPLEKVRKIMKVSNEPISIETPIGDDESKLGDFIADPKSPSPFMELVGISMKEEIDKVLSTLTPREEKVIRMRLGIGEKTDYTLEEVGEVFGLTRERIRQIEAKALRKLKHPSRRKRLESFLE
- a CDS encoding AI-2E family transporter; protein product: MFLVTVLGYLSYRILAPFLSAVAWAIVLSIVFYPLYSLSLKLVKWKYAASFFTLCMILLLIFGPFSYFSYLLTQELNSLIEYIKAGKFDTIDKILQHPGIRKIVYKILSLLNMSEGDLQNTITNNVSELGRQSIVIIKSGIGNVATAAIDFVFMLLSTFFFLEDGPAFLEKFSSYMPFSKKEREKLTKQVRDIVISTIYGGITVAIVQGLIGGITLSLLGVHSPVVWGLAMFITSFIPLLGTLVVWGPIAGYLFFQGLFLKGVILVLVGIFGISMADNILRPLIIKGKMKMPTLVIFFSILGGIKLFGFIGFIMGPLVLALFMSIVEVFRYSEERTSGDGN
- a CDS encoding ParB/RepB/Spo0J family partition protein; this encodes MYLPLESIIVEEQIRSGIDTESESFKALMESIKDRCVLEPVLVTPNDDKYLLLCGERCYLAASKLELPSIPARIINTITQKDEILAYQLTENLQREDLNPIDQAKGILAYIKAKHPDKGYDEDGVMSILMSFNRRPEDLPEEIANTVIAISEIVGKSIMTLHRTVSLLKLSSEIQAEIRAGNLPVSQGYLFAANPDCPDLKKIFTDIIKTPVTNATLERMFTAYKNVKPDPGKTKPIPVKKYVAGLASMKTGFEKDLGTYVREDVEKFLYELQVFCDYVQQQIPIIPYGKKRPPQV
- a CDS encoding universal stress protein, with the protein product MFKKIVCPIDFSEFTNDIIKYAVSLAKKYDAELHFFHVIPNLNYFTPYESFLTPENLVLIEKNIEKEVEKDFEKIIKGIDISVIKVIKTGVTFIEIIDYIKEENIDLVVMGTHGRSGIEHILIGSVAEKILRRSPCPVLIIRPKGKAL